In the Nothobranchius furzeri strain GRZ-AD chromosome 15, NfurGRZ-RIMD1, whole genome shotgun sequence genome, one interval contains:
- the LOC107373793 gene encoding WAP four-disulfide core domain protein 2-like, whose amino-acid sequence MAHSLMVAAMIVMTCAVEASYMVPNPGKPGECPAMFYTFLPAHKCHCDSDCPGKEKCCTYYHNSVCAPPVSTIPRCPMIRGVRVICIEQCSGNWDCKHHEICCFNGCGHVCMSPNREKPGFCGDRRFPRTCRGHSCHTDFQCYGDLKCCPTRCGRSCVMPSYWPID is encoded by the exons ATGGCACACAGTTTGATGGTAGCTGCTATGATTGTAATGACTTGTGCAGTTGAAGCATCTTATATGGTGCCTAATCCGg GCAAACCAGGTGAATGTCCAGCCATGTTTTATACATTCCTCCCAGCACATAAGTgtcactgtgacagtgactgcccTGGAAAAGAAAAATGTTGCACTTATTACCATAactctgtctgtgctcctccgGTTTCAA CAATACCAAGGTGCCCGATGATAAGAGGGGTACGGGTGATATGTATTGAACAGTGCTCTGGTAACTGGGACTGCAAACATCATGAAATATGCTGCTTCAACGGGTGTGGACACGTGTGCATGTCACCAAACCGAG AGAAGCCAGGATTTTGTGGAGACAGACGGTTCCCACGCACTTGTCGAGGTCACAGTTGTCATACTGATTTTCAATGCTACGGTGACCTGAAGTGTTGTCCAACAAGATGTGGCCGTTCCTGTGTAATGCCTAGTTATTGGCCAATAGACTAA
- the LOC107373791 gene encoding WAP four-disulfide core domain protein 3, whose product MRTHWSTVAGLILGFCVFLSSNSIMPKRGNCPRVFNPIVPGKACRFDRDCECDDKCCVYSYGAVCAPPVSTTLGCPINVNQMPICDQDCYSDSDCRFGEKCCATWCGHLCMSSKPIKPGECPDYVWRTRCFDHCKHDNDCSNELKCCPSNCGLSCASPTVQSVPNS is encoded by the exons ATGAGGACTCACTGGTCCACGGTAGCTGGCCTGATTTTAGggttttgtgtctttttgtccTCCAACTCAATCATGCCAAAACGTG GTAACTGTCCAAGAGTCTTTAATCCCATCGTGCCAGGAAAAGCATGTAGATTTGACAGAGACTGTGAATGTGATGATAAATGTTGCGTGTACAGCTACGGAGCTGTCTGTGCCCCCCCAGTTTCAA CTACACTAGGGTGTCCGATCAACGTAAATCAAATGCCGATTTGTGATCAGGACTGTTATTCTGACAGTGACTGCCGATTTGGTGAAAAGTGCTGCGCTACTTGGTGTGGACACTTGTGCATGTCTTCAAAACCAA TAAAGCCAGGAGAATGTCCCGATTATGTGTGGCGCACCCGCTGTTTTGATCACTGCAAACATGATAACGACTGTAGCAATGAGCTGAAGTGCTGTCCGTCAAATTGTGGCCTTTCCTGTGCAAGTCCCACTGTCCAATCAGTCCCCAACTCTTAG
- the LOC107373794 gene encoding WAP four-disulfide core domain protein 8 has product MRTHWSTLAALILGFCVVLSSNSIMPKPGNCPRDVPFIMPLPPRPPCNFDNDCPEDEKCCLFNRQRTCVSPVPTTPRCPIIPGVMPICGEMCSSDSDCPFGEKCCDNGCGHVCLSHELVKPGSCPIVLFALRCFDHCRGDSSCSNELKCCPTICGFKCVEPIQGSLGFTSWPSGSHQMDRPSVQGATRMFAQRQLEIGFCVVLSSNSIMPKPGNCPSDSIVTMQLSPRPPCKFDGDCPVDEKCCFLNDLFTCVSPVQKSPRCPVIPGVMYICAEHCTDDSDCPPGEKCCYDGCGHICLSQEMMKPGNCPTNLFAPRCVEHCRVDSSCPNELKCCPTPCGFSCVMPVF; this is encoded by the exons ATGAGGACACACTGGTCTACATTAGCTGCCCTGATTTTAGggttttgtgttgttttgtcaTCTAACTCCATCATGCCTAAACCTG GTAACTGTCCCAGAGATGTGCCTTTCATCATGCCACTTCCACCAAGACCACCTTGCAACTTTGACAATGACTGTCCTGAAGATGAAAAATGCTGTTTGTTTAACCGTCAACGTACCTGTGTGTCTCCTGTTCCAA CAACACCACGGTGTCCAATCATTCCAGGAGTAATGCCCATTTGTGGTGAAATGTGCTCTTCTGACAGTGATTGTCCATTTGGTGAAAAATGCTGCGACAACGGATGTGGACACGTTTGCTTGTCACATGAACTGG TGAAACCAGGAAGCTGTCCCATTGTTCTGTTTGCCCTCCGTTGTTTTGATCACTGCCGAGGTGACAGCAGCTGTTCCAATGAGCTGAAGTGTTGTCCTACAATCTGTGGCTTTAAATGTGTGGAGCCTATT caagggagTCTTGGATTCACATCCTGGCCCTCGG GTTCCcaccag ATGGATAGGCCGTCTGTCCAGGGTGCAACCCGCATGTTTGCCCaaagacagctggagatag ggttttgtgttgttttgtcaTCTAACTCCATTATGCCCAAACCTG GCAACTGTCCCAGTGATTCGATTGTCACCATGCAACTGTCACCAAGACCACCTTGCAAATTTGATGGTGACTGTCCTGTagatgaaaaatgttgttttctTAACGATCTGTTTACCTGTGTGTCTCCTGTACAAA AATCGCCACGATGTCCAGTCATTCCTGGAGTGATGTACATATGTGCTGAGCATTGCACTGATGACAGTGATTGTCCACCTGGTGAAAAGTGCTGCTATGATGGATGTGGACACATTTGCTTGTCACAAGAAATGA TGAAACCAGGAAACTGCCCCACTAACTTGTTCGCCCCCCGTTGTGTTGAACACTGCCGAGTTGACAGCAGCTGCCCCAATGAGCTGAAGTGCTGTCCAACACCATGTGGTTTTTCCTGTGTGATGCCTGTTTTTTGA